Proteins encoded in a region of the Candidatus Nitrosomarinus catalina genome:
- a CDS encoding universal stress protein, which yields MINKKISKIFVPLDGSKNSQRGLETAITLARNCSATITGFYSINAQPHSEFKGSPSVEKSLHKEVEKIMENAKTLAAQNGIVFKDKIALGEIGYNIIKATHGKTKYDMIVMGSRGRSIKKEIFFGSVSNYVIHTSKIPVLIVK from the coding sequence GTGATTAATAAGAAAATTTCCAAGATTTTTGTTCCGCTAGATGGATCAAAAAATTCACAGAGAGGACTAGAAACTGCAATCACATTAGCCCGAAATTGCAGTGCAACAATTACAGGATTTTATTCAATTAATGCACAGCCACACTCAGAATTCAAAGGCAGTCCATCAGTTGAGAAATCGTTGCATAAAGAGGTAGAAAAAATCATGGAAAATGCAAAAACACTAGCAGCACAAAACGGTATTGTGTTTAAAGACAAAATAGCACTGGGAGAGATAGGATACAACATCATCAAAGCGACCCATGGTAAAACAAAATATGATATGATCGTGATGGGATCCAGAGGAAGAAGTATTAAAAAAGAAATATTCTTTGGAAGTGTATCAAACTATGTAATCCACACATCAAAGATTCCAGTTCTTATTGTAAAATAA
- a CDS encoding CoA-binding protein, translating to MNQDSFSDQQIMDILSLRTVAVIGMSKHSSKAAHYVPKYLFDNGYEITPVNPNAEKILDISCYDSVSEIEGSVDIIDVFRPSEQISTIIEECIEKKPKVIWLQEGIHDFESEELARKAGILVVFNRCMLAEHRRLNL from the coding sequence ATGAACCAAGATTCTTTTTCTGACCAACAAATTATGGATATTTTATCATTAAGAACTGTTGCTGTAATTGGAATGTCTAAACATTCGTCAAAGGCTGCACACTATGTTCCAAAATATCTATTTGATAATGGATATGAAATAACTCCTGTAAATCCTAATGCTGAAAAAATTTTGGATATTTCTTGCTATGACTCTGTTTCTGAAATAGAAGGATCTGTTGACATCATTGATGTATTTCGACCCTCTGAACAAATTTCAACTATTATTGAGGAATGTATAGAAAAAAAGCCTAAAGTGATTTGGCTTCAAGAGGGCATTCATGACTTTGAATCTGAGGAATTAGCTCGAAAAGCTGGAATACTTGTTGTTTTTAACAGATGTATGTTAGCTGAACACCGGAGATTGAATTTATGA
- a CDS encoding biotin--[acetyl-CoA-carboxylase] ligase: MIYNSFEDTGLLRVLKFLKEHNTEYLSGQDLSDVLHISRVAVWKHIKKIQALGYTVESKQKEGYKLTKKSDLLLPWEITNELDTKLLGQQAYYYDSVDSTQTEALKIANESNKEGIIIIAEKQTGGKGRSGRKWISPKGGIWFSIILHPKFDISNITLFPIASSLALSNAIEKTCKITTELKWPNDLTIKGKKLAGMLVDASLESNKIENLVLGVGINFEVNSKEIEKVLKNTPNFYGVSSLSEQKNKIKPIQLIQSFLLELEKIYEQLNNNQRKKIILKWTERSSTIGKKIEVETHQGKVKGDAIKIDDDGGLVVKDEEKTSKIFAGDIIHLTK; the protein is encoded by the coding sequence ATGATTTACAATTCATTTGAAGATACAGGATTACTAAGAGTTTTAAAATTTTTAAAAGAGCACAATACAGAATATCTCTCAGGTCAAGACCTAAGTGATGTACTACATATTAGCAGGGTGGCAGTATGGAAGCATATTAAAAAAATTCAAGCATTAGGATACACAGTTGAATCAAAACAAAAAGAAGGATACAAACTAACTAAGAAATCAGATTTGCTATTACCATGGGAAATTACAAATGAATTAGATACAAAATTACTAGGTCAGCAGGCATACTATTACGATTCCGTTGACTCGACACAAACTGAAGCGCTAAAAATTGCCAATGAATCAAACAAAGAAGGGATAATAATTATTGCAGAAAAACAAACAGGAGGAAAAGGAAGGTCGGGTAGAAAATGGATTTCACCAAAAGGCGGCATCTGGTTTTCTATAATCTTACATCCAAAATTTGATATTTCAAATATCACATTATTTCCAATTGCATCATCATTAGCATTATCAAACGCTATTGAAAAAACATGTAAAATTACAACGGAATTAAAATGGCCAAATGACCTAACTATCAAAGGAAAAAAACTTGCAGGAATGTTAGTAGATGCATCATTAGAGTCAAACAAAATAGAAAATTTAGTTTTAGGAGTTGGAATAAATTTTGAAGTAAATAGTAAAGAAATAGAAAAAGTATTAAAAAATACACCAAATTTCTACGGAGTTTCAAGCTTGAGTGAACAAAAAAATAAAATTAAACCAATACAATTGATTCAATCATTCTTATTAGAATTAGAAAAAATTTACGAACAATTAAACAACAATCAACGCAAAAAAATTATTTTAAAATGGACCGAAAGATCATCAACAATTGGAAAGAAAATAGAAGTAGAGACACATCAAGGAAAAGTGAAAGGAGATGCAATCAAAATAGATGATGATGGAGGATTAGTAGTTAAAGATGAAGAAAAAACTAGTAAAATTTTTGCAGGAGATATCATCCATTTAACAAAATAA
- a CDS encoding SRPBCC family protein, with protein MAKNLQKSFHTGTVKKTIKIKASKDKVWRKISNIGGLSSWLVDVTKTEYLSAKKKGVGAIRLITFGDGNEIEEHVVAWEKGEYFTYVATEGLPLRAYVATISIKKKTKTSTELTWQSYLNSQKMSEKQFLEFLVFMGSFYEASLENLKKLLEK; from the coding sequence ATGGCAAAAAATCTTCAAAAATCATTTCACACGGGAACAGTCAAAAAAACTATCAAAATTAAGGCATCAAAAGACAAAGTTTGGAGAAAAATCAGCAATATCGGAGGGTTGTCTTCATGGTTAGTAGATGTAACTAAAACAGAATATCTATCTGCAAAGAAAAAAGGAGTAGGGGCAATTAGATTAATCACATTTGGAGATGGAAACGAGATTGAAGAACATGTAGTGGCATGGGAAAAAGGAGAATATTTCACATATGTCGCAACAGAAGGTTTGCCATTAAGAGCATATGTTGCAACAATTTCTATTAAAAAGAAAACTAAAACATCGACTGAATTAACATGGCAATCATATCTAAACAGTCAAAAAATGTCTGAAAAACAATTTCTAGAATTTCTGGTGTTTATGGGTTCGTTCTACGAGGCATCTTTAGAAAATTTGAAAAAGTTGTTAGAAAAATAA
- a CDS encoding M57 family metalloprotease: protein MIALVSHNEENTVFAQEQTREQLKILFNEATELFQNGNYNEANIIYDQILESSPNNISTLNMKGVGYSNMEQHAKSLKQFYKVLENDPENVKALLGTGVGFGNLGEYSESLKYLEKADEMNPNNTVIQNYKDIIEKTLKKYPYTPTEKPTNTMKQTIGKIPEWVKHIANWWSIGDISDKKFTDSMQYMIKKEIIIIPESTKFENTNELKMISFVRNNFSQWSQNEIPDKEFHKNMNWLIENNFIKIDLQKTIEEIEYEEYLFDRYLQKILKNKGSEVRYIEYPNPSQDVIKKFLRDVEKWNFEKEVSQSSNDFPSPTYEIIDETYFIKYKIYINEQPQGLPLDHTSTLKNSFEFWEKVELKTNNQDAKIIFEITPSKADANVWVTWVVRDIGEGVLGHAHLGKGVVEVALGDYNCDGSFQLYDVKSVETIMTHELGHSIGLPHTNDIENIMYPSMTPSYAYCLLS, encoded by the coding sequence ATGATAGCATTAGTTTCACATAATGAAGAGAATACAGTATTTGCTCAAGAACAGACAAGAGAGCAATTAAAAATATTATTTAATGAAGCAACTGAACTTTTTCAAAATGGAAATTATAATGAAGCAAATATCATTTATGATCAAATTTTAGAATCAAGTCCAAATAATATTTCAACATTAAACATGAAAGGTGTAGGGTATAGCAACATGGAACAACATGCAAAATCATTAAAACAATTTTACAAAGTGTTAGAAAATGATCCTGAAAATGTCAAAGCTCTACTAGGAACCGGAGTAGGTTTTGGAAATCTTGGAGAATATTCTGAATCATTGAAATATTTAGAAAAGGCAGATGAAATGAATCCAAACAATACAGTAATTCAAAATTATAAAGACATTATTGAAAAAACATTAAAAAAATACCCATACACCCCTACTGAAAAACCAACAAATACCATGAAACAAACAATAGGAAAAATACCAGAATGGGTAAAACATATTGCAAATTGGTGGTCTATAGGAGATATCTCAGACAAAAAATTTACTGATAGTATGCAATATATGATAAAAAAAGAAATTATTATAATTCCAGAAAGTACAAAATTTGAAAATACTAATGAATTAAAAATGATTTCATTTGTTAGAAATAACTTTAGTCAATGGAGTCAAAATGAAATTCCAGATAAAGAATTTCATAAAAACATGAATTGGTTAATAGAAAATAATTTTATCAAAATAGACTTACAAAAGACCATAGAAGAAATTGAATACGAGGAATACTTGTTTGACAGATATTTACAAAAAATTTTAAAAAATAAAGGTTCAGAAGTCAGATATATAGAATATCCAAATCCAAGCCAGGATGTAATTAAAAAATTTCTTAGAGATGTAGAAAAATGGAATTTTGAAAAAGAGGTATCACAATCATCGAATGATTTTCCTAGCCCAACATACGAAATTATTGATGAAACATATTTCATAAAGTACAAAATTTACATCAACGAACAACCTCAAGGTTTGCCACTGGATCATACTAGTACATTAAAAAATAGTTTTGAGTTTTGGGAAAAAGTAGAACTAAAGACAAATAATCAAGATGCAAAAATTATTTTTGAAATAACCCCTTCAAAGGCAGATGCAAATGTCTGGGTAACATGGGTGGTTAGAGATATTGGAGAAGGGGTATTAGGACATGCTCATTTAGGCAAAGGAGTAGTGGAAGTAGCATTAGGAGACTACAATTGTGATGGTAGTTTTCAATTATATGATGTCAAAAGTGTTGAAACAATTATGACTCATGAATTGGGTCACTCCATAGGATTACCACATACTAATGACATAGAAAATATCATGTACCCATCGATGACCCCGTCTTACGCATATTGTCTTCTAAGCTAA
- a CDS encoding RDD family protein, translating into MNNSDNHHTSKIILAKWKDRFFAWLIDFVIISLISTAMVFVSFLSLSYNFENFITDNGMYVPTSAIFFLYWIILEYKTGQTIGKKMFNLKITNSQGEKPSLAGVILSSFGKSFILPLDMILGLIITNEKRQRIFNRLGDTLIIKIKESENDSKIKFVKD; encoded by the coding sequence GTGAACAATTCAGACAATCATCATACATCAAAAATTATTCTTGCAAAGTGGAAAGACAGATTTTTTGCGTGGTTGATTGATTTTGTCATCATTTCATTAATTTCGACAGCAATGGTCTTTGTTTCTTTTCTATCTTTATCGTATAATTTTGAGAATTTTATTACCGATAATGGAATGTATGTTCCAACAAGTGCAATATTTTTTTTATATTGGATTATTTTAGAATATAAAACAGGTCAAACAATTGGGAAAAAAATGTTTAATCTAAAAATCACTAACAGTCAAGGAGAAAAACCAAGTTTAGCAGGAGTGATTCTGAGTAGTTTTGGAAAATCATTCATACTTCCGTTAGATATGATTTTAGGATTAATTATTACAAATGAAAAACGTCAAAGAATATTCAATAGGTTAGGAGATACATTAATCATAAAAATTAAAGAATCAGAAAATGATTCAAAGATCAAATTTGTTAAAGACTAA
- the msrA gene encoding peptide-methionine (S)-S-oxide reductase MsrA has translation MKATFGAGCFWHVEDLLSKTKGVTSTAVGYIGGQLPDPTYEEVCTDKTGHAEAVEVEFDPNEISYDELLDVFWKNHNPTTLNRQGPDVGNQYRSAIFYHDEEQKEIAEKSKQNLDSSRTFNDPIVTEIIPAPKFYKAEEYHQKYFKKQGF, from the coding sequence TTGAAAGCGACTTTTGGTGCAGGCTGTTTTTGGCATGTTGAAGATTTACTAAGTAAAACAAAAGGTGTAACCTCCACTGCAGTTGGATATATTGGTGGACAACTGCCTGACCCTACTTATGAAGAAGTTTGTACTGATAAAACTGGTCATGCTGAAGCAGTTGAAGTCGAATTTGATCCAAATGAAATTTCATATGATGAGTTATTAGATGTATTTTGGAAAAATCATAATCCTACTACATTAAATCGTCAAGGACCTGATGTTGGAAATCAATATCGTTCTGCAATTTTTTATCATGATGAAGAACAAAAAGAAATTGCCGAAAAATCAAAACAAAATCTTGATTCCTCTAGAACTTTCAATGATCCAATAGTTACTGAAATTATTCCTGCTCCAAAATTTTACAAAGCAGAAGAATACCATCAAAAATATTTTAAAAAACAGGGATTTTAA
- a CDS encoding winged helix-turn-helix transcriptional regulator, giving the protein MDTEPKDVIVLGSIRRGKKKFSNIQNETRINPEELNSILEQLENSGFIKVEEKKGWFGKKIELKITDKGSDELDKKIVEIQNKWKEMQSIYESGDKQKLQQKMEENKSFLPTMMFFGVMDMMMFSMMFSMMGIGMSNFVGPENMPAESMDDGGMDDGGFDFDIGF; this is encoded by the coding sequence ATGGATACAGAACCCAAAGACGTCATCGTATTAGGATCAATTAGAAGAGGTAAAAAGAAATTTTCAAATATTCAAAATGAAACAAGAATCAATCCAGAAGAATTGAATTCAATATTAGAACAATTAGAGAATAGTGGCTTCATAAAAGTTGAAGAAAAAAAAGGTTGGTTTGGTAAAAAAATTGAATTAAAAATTACAGATAAGGGATCAGACGAATTAGATAAAAAGATTGTAGAGATACAAAACAAATGGAAAGAAATGCAATCAATTTACGAAAGTGGAGACAAACAGAAACTACAACAAAAAATGGAAGAAAATAAGTCATTTTTACCAACTATGATGTTTTTTGGAGTAATGGATATGATGATGTTTTCAATGATGTTTAGTATGATGGGAATAGGAATGTCAAATTTTGTCGGACCAGAAAACATGCCAGCAGAAAGTATGGATGATGGAGGTATGGATGATGGAGGATTTGATTTTGACATTGGATTCTAA
- a CDS encoding phosphoribosyltransferase, whose protein sequence is MVKSQYVSWSEIENTVQIISNKILKSSKNFSSITTISRGGLIPSRLLADSLGIEKIFVDQNIISSDSLFVDDIFDSGKTFSDVLSKVPDSSNLTFATLFARRGVSYPEQLIYGDQTLDDSYLVFPWDKLEYEKSLK, encoded by the coding sequence ATGGTAAAGTCACAATATGTAAGTTGGAGTGAGATTGAAAATACTGTTCAAATAATTTCCAATAAGATTTTAAAATCTTCAAAGAATTTTTCTAGTATAACTACCATCAGTAGAGGGGGATTAATTCCGTCAAGACTTTTAGCTGATTCACTTGGTATTGAAAAAATATTTGTAGACCAAAATATTATCTCTTCTGATTCTTTGTTCGTTGATGATATTTTTGATTCTGGAAAAACTTTTTCTGATGTACTGTCCAAAGTTCCAGATTCATCAAACCTTACTTTTGCTACATTATTTGCAAGACGCGGTGTGAGTTATCCTGAACAATTAATTTATGGAGATCAAACCCTTGATGACTCTTATCTTGTTTTTCCATGGGATAAATTAGAGTATGAGAAATCCCTGAAATAA
- a CDS encoding transcription initiation factor IIB gives MLKNTFTTGPRCPACTNNKIVTDHDTGELFCGNCGLVITDKVTDTNAEWRSFSKDGGADPTRTGAPTSLTMHDRGLSTIIGAVNKDASGKPLSTSMKSSIERLRTWDSRSQAHSSADRNLRQALNEMSKLKDKLALTETVIEKAAYIYRKALEKKLVRGRSIQGLVAACLYAACRNTETPRTLQDIADGMNIRKKDIARCYRLIFRELELKMPVVDPVKGVSRIASVADLSEKSKRKAVEILTQAKDTGLVAGKDPMGIAAASLYLACISTGEIKSQKEISEASGITEVTIRNRCVGLRKMLKN, from the coding sequence ATGTTAAAAAATACATTTACAACAGGACCAAGGTGTCCAGCTTGTACAAATAACAAAATTGTTACTGATCATGATACAGGAGAATTATTTTGTGGGAATTGTGGATTAGTAATTACAGACAAAGTAACAGATACCAATGCAGAATGGAGATCATTTTCAAAAGACGGAGGGGCAGATCCAACACGAACTGGTGCACCAACATCATTGACAATGCACGACAGAGGATTATCTACAATTATTGGTGCAGTAAACAAAGATGCATCTGGAAAACCATTATCAACTTCAATGAAAAGTTCAATTGAACGTCTTAGAACTTGGGATAGTAGAAGTCAAGCACATTCATCAGCAGACAGAAATCTCAGACAAGCATTAAATGAAATGAGTAAATTAAAAGACAAATTAGCTTTAACTGAAACAGTAATTGAAAAAGCAGCTTACATTTACAGAAAAGCATTAGAAAAAAAATTAGTTAGAGGTAGATCAATTCAAGGCTTAGTTGCAGCATGTCTATATGCAGCATGTAGAAACACAGAAACCCCAAGAACATTACAAGATATTGCAGACGGAATGAATATTAGAAAAAAAGACATTGCACGTTGTTACAGATTAATTTTTAGAGAATTGGAATTAAAAATGCCAGTAGTGGATCCAGTCAAAGGAGTATCAAGAATTGCCAGTGTTGCAGATTTAAGTGAAAAAAGTAAAAGAAAAGCAGTAGAAATTCTCACCCAAGCAAAGGATACAGGTTTAGTTGCAGGAAAAGATCCAATGGGAATTGCAGCTGCATCATTATATTTAGCATGTATTAGTACAGGTGAAATAAAATCTCAAAAAGAAATATCAGAAGCCTCTGGAATAACAGAAGTTACGATAAGAAACAGATGTGTAGGTTTGAGAAAAATGCTCAAAAATTAA
- a CDS encoding nitroreductase family protein: protein MRDFHPDDDFASPEEYSPESSPDDFDPGLPNQLLDFVLRSEPAEVVDTDLFAVMKKRRSTRKFSDKPVETVKIDKIIAAADTAPTAGNFQGFEIFYVKSPEKKRLLVDACNFQSCVDAPIVLVFCKNPSRVKFNFPPYVLRKFAIQDATLAAGYSQLAAQALGLSSIWIGMFDEQKVMDILQTDLVPSSLLCIGYPKQSKFPKPRRNLKDLVNVVW from the coding sequence ATGAGGGATTTCCACCCTGATGATGATTTTGCTTCTCCTGAAGAATATTCTCCTGAAAGCTCTCCTGATGACTTTGATCCAGGCCTTCCGAATCAATTATTGGATTTTGTCTTACGTTCTGAACCTGCTGAAGTAGTTGATACTGATTTATTTGCAGTTATGAAAAAGAGACGTTCAACTAGAAAATTTTCTGATAAACCTGTTGAAACAGTAAAGATTGATAAAATTATTGCAGCAGCTGACACTGCACCAACGGCTGGTAATTTTCAAGGGTTTGAAATATTCTATGTTAAAAGCCCTGAGAAAAAAAGACTGTTAGTTGATGCATGTAATTTTCAGTCCTGTGTTGATGCACCCATAGTGTTAGTTTTTTGTAAAAATCCTTCCAGGGTCAAATTTAATTTTCCCCCATACGTACTTCGAAAGTTTGCAATTCAAGATGCAACTCTTGCAGCTGGTTATTCCCAACTTGCAGCACAAGCATTGGGATTAAGTTCTATTTGGATTGGAATGTTTGATGAACAAAAAGTAATGGATATTCTTCAAACTGATTTGGTTCCTTCATCATTACTGTGTATTGGATATCCAAAACAAAGTAAATTCCCTAAACCTAGACGTAATCTTAAAGATCTAGTAAATGTAGTTTGGTAG
- a CDS encoding NAD-dependent epimerase/dehydratase family protein: MTKSVLVTGATGFIGSRLVDELIKKGYKVTSLVRKGKEGNPKSNIIYGDLTDKKIDFKDLKFNCVFHLASHTPLEKNKKILEKVNLDGTKKLFEEIKNITNSIIYISGLGVYGETGEKVIDENQKYNPNTNFVKIRLDAEKYLKENSLKNKIDFAVVHFGDVYGSDGWFYEMLIKRLKKNTFRMPGGGDYFKGFVHVDDAVGSMISVLEEKAFGESFIIADSEPVTFKEFSNFTADQIGAKHPGSVPAFLAKAVLGGDLIKLLTTSMKVSNKKISNIYKFKYSNYKDGITQVVSELKEKNKI, translated from the coding sequence ATGACAAAATCGGTATTAGTTACAGGAGCAACAGGATTCATTGGTTCAAGATTAGTAGATGAATTAATCAAAAAAGGATACAAAGTTACCAGTTTAGTTCGAAAAGGAAAAGAAGGCAATCCAAAATCAAATATCATATATGGTGATCTAACGGATAAAAAAATAGATTTCAAGGATTTGAAATTTAATTGTGTATTTCACCTAGCATCACATACACCTTTAGAAAAAAATAAAAAAATACTAGAAAAAGTCAATTTAGACGGAACAAAAAAATTATTTGAGGAAATTAAAAATATAACAAATTCGATAATATACATTTCAGGATTAGGAGTATATGGTGAAACAGGAGAGAAAGTAATCGATGAAAATCAAAAATATAACCCAAATACAAATTTTGTTAAAATCAGATTAGATGCAGAAAAATATCTAAAAGAGAATTCATTAAAAAATAAAATAGATTTTGCAGTTGTGCATTTCGGAGACGTGTATGGTTCAGATGGGTGGTTTTATGAAATGTTAATCAAGAGATTGAAAAAAAATACTTTTAGAATGCCTGGAGGAGGAGATTATTTCAAAGGGTTTGTTCATGTAGATGATGCAGTAGGCAGTATGATTTCAGTTTTAGAAGAAAAAGCATTTGGAGAATCATTCATAATTGCAGATTCTGAACCAGTGACATTCAAAGAATTTTCAAATTTTACAGCAGACCAAATTGGTGCAAAACATCCTGGAAGCGTTCCAGCATTTTTGGCTAAAGCGGTATTAGGCGGAGATTTAATAAAATTATTAACAACGTCAATGAAAGTATCAAATAAAAAAATTTCCAATATTTACAAATTCAAATATTCAAATTATAAAGATGGAATCACACAAGTAGTATCAGAATTAAAAGAAAAAAATAAGATCTAA
- a CDS encoding DUF6659 family protein, producing the protein MADSTQFQLYGEKCTQLLGESEIRFAGIVDKDGQLVAGGFKDGLVPHEGDETRLQSFLEFVSKASIRKEYDESLGPINYLAARRDKAVLVSFPFPITQILLLISAEPTANIENLAKKVVEIFTDVN; encoded by the coding sequence GTGGCTGATTCAACACAATTTCAATTGTATGGCGAGAAATGTACTCAACTTTTAGGTGAATCTGAAATTCGATTTGCTGGAATTGTTGACAAAGACGGGCAATTGGTTGCAGGAGGTTTTAAGGACGGTCTTGTACCTCATGAAGGCGATGAAACTAGACTTCAATCTTTTTTAGAATTTGTTTCTAAAGCCTCAATTCGAAAAGAATATGATGAAAGCTTGGGACCAATTAATTATCTTGCAGCAAGACGTGATAAGGCAGTTTTAGTAAGTTTTCCATTTCCTATTACTCAAATTCTATTATTGATTTCTGCTGAACCAACTGCAAATATTGAAAATTTGGCAAAAAAGGTTGTAGAGATTTTTACAGACGTAAACTAA
- a CDS encoding class I SAM-dependent methyltransferase, translating to MISINPIDVFLWTFRKNEKDVVNLYNTLSPVMQLATGGSMLNFGYWSKENSDPISAQENLCNVFGNLSELSTAKNVLDVGSGLSAPSKLWRDSHPTLNLYDVNINFKQLSFLKHEKNIEFLNSTSTKLPFANNSVDRVLALESAQHFKPLNNFISESKRVLIKSGFLVMAVPITLKNSSLGRLGLLKFTWSSEHYGLDYLRDLISSNGFKIIDETLIGNHVYDPLADYYVKNRKLLSEKILKQYPGYMEKILYKSLLKMKRASEEKIIDYVLLKCALDD from the coding sequence TTGATATCTATTAACCCAATCGATGTATTTCTATGGACCTTTCGTAAAAATGAAAAAGATGTTGTCAATCTTTACAATACTTTGTCTCCCGTAATGCAGCTTGCTACAGGTGGAAGTATGCTAAATTTTGGTTATTGGTCTAAAGAAAACTCTGATCCTATTTCGGCTCAAGAAAACTTGTGTAATGTTTTTGGAAATTTATCTGAATTATCTACTGCAAAAAATGTACTTGATGTTGGAAGTGGGTTATCTGCCCCTTCAAAATTATGGAGAGACTCTCATCCTACTTTGAATCTATATGATGTTAATATTAATTTCAAACAATTAAGTTTTTTAAAACATGAAAAAAATATTGAATTTCTAAATTCAACTTCTACAAAATTACCCTTTGCAAATAATTCTGTAGACCGTGTCTTAGCTTTAGAATCTGCACAACATTTCAAACCTTTGAATAATTTTATTTCTGAATCCAAGCGTGTGTTAATAAAATCTGGATTTTTAGTTATGGCCGTACCAATCACTTTAAAGAATTCATCTTTAGGTAGATTGGGTTTATTGAAATTTACTTGGTCATCTGAACACTATGGTCTGGATTATCTAAGAGATCTAATTTCTTCAAATGGATTTAAAATAATTGATGAAACTTTGATTGGAAACCATGTTTATGATCCGTTAGCAGACTATTATGTTAAAAATAGAAAATTGTTGAGTGAAAAAATTCTCAAACAATATCCTGGCTATATGGAAAAAATTCTTTACAAATCACTATTAAAAATGAAAAGGGCATCTGAAGAAAAAATAATTGATTATGTTCTTTTGAAATGTGCTTTAGATGATTAA
- a CDS encoding Lrp/AsnC ligand binding domain-containing protein, protein MTDAYVMLNCELGAEEKIIEQLKELEQVVDVFETIGTHDMMVKLQGENFEKIREIVSWNIQKLDKVRSTATLIKKEN, encoded by the coding sequence ATGACTGACGCATATGTTATGTTAAATTGTGAATTAGGAGCAGAAGAAAAAATCATTGAACAGTTAAAGGAATTAGAACAAGTAGTTGATGTTTTTGAAACAATAGGTACACATGATATGATGGTAAAGTTACAAGGTGAAAATTTTGAAAAAATTCGAGAAATTGTATCGTGGAATATTCAAAAATTAGATAAGGTTCGTTCTACTGCAACTTTAATCAAAAAAGAAAATTAA